One genomic segment of uncultured Desulfobacter sp. includes these proteins:
- a CDS encoding chemotaxis protein CheX, translating into MKKVLMKAMTTSISEVMETMFFMPVEIGPETVLNNSGIDLDNALACRLNFTGDVSGSVYVLSPEPLVAELASNFLGESKDELTWEQQFGTLSEMLNIVCGNALKNVKCRLPYKLGIPEKIASTDLNGTAKCTLIETMDSKVAILLSIRVK; encoded by the coding sequence ATGAAGAAAGTATTGATGAAAGCGATGACGACTTCGATTTCTGAAGTCATGGAAACCATGTTTTTTATGCCGGTTGAAATCGGTCCTGAGACGGTTTTGAATAATTCCGGCATCGACCTAGATAACGCATTGGCATGTCGGTTGAATTTCACAGGAGATGTCTCCGGAAGTGTATATGTTCTTTCACCGGAACCACTGGTTGCAGAACTCGCATCTAATTTTTTGGGCGAAAGCAAAGACGAATTAACCTGGGAACAACAGTTTGGGACATTGTCTGAAATGCTCAATATAGTGTGCGGGAATGCCTTAAAAAATGTAAAATGCCGGCTGCCTTATAAGCTCGGCATCCCCGAAAAGATTGCCAGTACTGATCTTAATGGCACTGCAAAATGCACACTGATTGAAACAATGGATTCGAAAGTGGCTATTTTATTATCTATCCGTGTAAAGTAA
- a CDS encoding chemotaxis response regulator protein-glutamate methylesterase has product MSNEIKVLVVDDSAVVRKMFKEQLSQHTGITVIDTAPDPYIAREKIVRLKPDVVTLDIEMPRMDGITFLKKLMKYYPLPVIIVSSLSTKGSHLAMEALAIGALEVMAKPNDAYSVGDLSIQLAEKIRAVHAAKFPRRGQQQNSTNQKKILSTVPYKNANKIIAIGASTGGTEAIKNVLTQMPKNAPGIVIVQHMPAQFTLSFAERLNELCQMCVKEAENGEPVTRGKVLIAPGNYHILLKRRGVGYCVVVKTGPFVHYQRPAVDILFRSVARLAGANAVGILLTGMGKDGAQGLLEMKKAGAVTIAQDEKSSVVYGMPKEARLIGAADYVENIYSIAAKTCSFF; this is encoded by the coding sequence ATGTCTAATGAAATTAAAGTCCTTGTGGTAGATGATTCTGCCGTTGTCAGGAAGATGTTTAAAGAACAGCTATCCCAGCACACAGGAATTACGGTAATTGATACGGCCCCTGATCCATATATCGCCCGAGAAAAAATTGTAAGATTAAAACCGGATGTTGTTACTCTGGATATAGAAATGCCACGTATGGATGGGATTACCTTCTTGAAAAAATTAATGAAGTATTATCCCCTTCCCGTCATCATAGTCAGTTCTTTGAGTACAAAAGGAAGTCACCTTGCCATGGAAGCGTTGGCCATTGGGGCATTGGAAGTGATGGCAAAACCCAATGACGCCTATTCTGTAGGAGATCTCAGTATACAGCTTGCCGAAAAAATCAGGGCGGTGCATGCGGCTAAATTTCCCCGACGTGGGCAACAACAAAATTCAACGAACCAGAAAAAAATATTATCCACCGTACCTTATAAAAATGCCAATAAAATTATTGCCATCGGCGCGTCAACCGGGGGAACAGAAGCCATTAAAAATGTCCTGACCCAAATGCCAAAAAATGCGCCAGGTATCGTTATTGTACAGCATATGCCGGCTCAGTTCACTTTGTCCTTTGCCGAACGGTTAAATGAATTGTGCCAAATGTGTGTTAAAGAAGCCGAAAATGGGGAACCTGTAACAAGAGGGAAAGTTCTTATTGCCCCGGGTAATTACCACATACTTTTAAAACGCAGGGGCGTCGGCTATTGCGTGGTGGTTAAAACAGGGCCTTTTGTTCATTATCAGCGACCGGCAGTGGATATTTTGTTTCGTTCTGTTGCAAGACTCGCTGGGGCCAACGCGGTGGGTATTCTTTTAACCGGTATGGGCAAAGATGGTGCACAAGGATTGCTTGAAATGAAAAAAGCGGGTGCGGTAACGATTGCTCAGGATGAAAAATCAAGCGTCGTTTACGGAATGCCAAAAGAAGCACGATTGATAGGGGCTGCGGATTATGTGGAAAATATTTACAGTATAGCAGCAAAAACCTGTTCATTTTTTTAA
- a CDS encoding histidine kinase dimerization/phospho-acceptor domain-containing protein, with amino-acid sequence MKETILDSPTVFSKDDILRVINNLPLAVAVIDANLKLVLANKMAGIFINKSKNLIVGPVVGTAFGCIHHKDAPEGCGFGKDCRNCKLRITVNDTLENTKGYFMVETSMTFNSIGPRHLRITTQPLKLQKGKAVLLSIEDITKIKEYEHAKIEKEKLTAVVRTAGAICHEINQPLMAILGFSELLIDEVCQGQIQEENIKEIKEQAERLSEITNKLMTITQYKTKKYLNSEILDLDAASSIVALYPNPEEKKNDGK; translated from the coding sequence ATGAAAGAAACCATATTGGATTCTCCAACAGTGTTTTCTAAGGATGATATCCTACGTGTTATTAACAACTTACCGCTTGCGGTCGCGGTGATTGACGCGAACCTAAAACTGGTTTTGGCAAACAAGATGGCCGGCATATTTATAAATAAGAGTAAGAATCTCATAGTCGGGCCTGTCGTCGGGACGGCCTTTGGCTGCATTCATCACAAAGATGCCCCTGAGGGCTGCGGATTTGGAAAAGACTGCCGTAACTGCAAATTGCGGATAACAGTAAATGATACCCTTGAAAATACTAAAGGGTATTTTATGGTTGAAACATCCATGACCTTTAATTCTATCGGCCCCAGGCATTTGAGAATAACGACTCAACCCTTAAAATTGCAAAAAGGAAAGGCCGTTTTACTGTCAATTGAGGATATTACAAAAATAAAAGAATATGAGCATGCAAAAATAGAAAAGGAAAAACTGACAGCGGTAGTTCGAACCGCAGGCGCTATATGCCACGAAATTAATCAGCCTTTAATGGCGATTTTAGGTTTTTCGGAATTATTGATTGATGAGGTCTGCCAGGGGCAAATCCAGGAAGAAAATATCAAGGAAATTAAAGAACAGGCAGAACGGTTATCTGAAATTACAAATAAGCTGATGACTATTACCCAGTACAAAACAAAAAAGTATTTGAATTCCGAAATTTTGGACCTTGACGCAGCATCTTCAATTGTTGCCCTATACCCCAACCCCGAGGAGAAAAAAAATGATGGAAAATAA
- a CDS encoding response regulator, which translates to MMENKKILIVDDEAPILRLLSQLFTKAGYEVSTAENPLDALKLIEEGDIMVMFFDLNMPAMNGIELCKRVKSLKPMSIIYAITGYASLFELLECLDVGFEDYFKKPVNVSTLLRTAESAFEKMNRWKKI; encoded by the coding sequence ATGATGGAAAATAAAAAAATATTAATCGTTGATGACGAGGCTCCCATTTTAAGGTTGCTTTCTCAGTTGTTTACCAAAGCCGGCTATGAAGTTTCCACCGCAGAAAATCCACTGGATGCATTGAAACTTATCGAAGAGGGTGACATTATGGTTATGTTTTTTGATTTAAATATGCCGGCGATGAACGGTATTGAATTATGTAAACGAGTAAAAAGTCTTAAACCCATGTCTATTATCTATGCCATTACCGGCTATGCGTCTTTATTCGAACTGTTAGAATGCCTTGATGTCGGCTTTGAAGATTATTTTAAAAAGCCGGTGAATGTATCGACTCTGTTGAGAACAGCTGAATCCGCATTCGAAAAAATGAACCGCTGGAAAAAAATTTAA
- a CDS encoding protein-glutamate O-methyltransferase CheR has protein sequence MNSILFKPSELTELKTLVYKTCGINLHEGKLELLKSKVAKRMRLTQMNVQEYLSHLRSNDREVIEFIDTITTNHSFFYRENRIIEYIVKHFDCHPKREIKHFKIWCAACSTGDEPYTAALQLKALGLTFSILATDISHSVLEIAQKGIYKKDKVKQVPLPILHRYFQKGTGKYKGYLKIKKEIQQYITFKKFNLISDRIPRSDFDAVLCRNVMIYFTNQTSEAVVNKLYQSLCAEGFFAIGNAESLMNMKHSFKSVAGTPSLYVK, from the coding sequence ATGAATTCAATACTGTTTAAACCGAGTGAATTGACCGAATTAAAAACACTTGTATATAAGACGTGCGGCATTAATCTCCATGAGGGAAAGCTTGAATTGTTAAAATCCAAGGTTGCCAAACGAATGCGCCTGACTCAAATGAATGTCCAAGAATACTTATCACATCTAAGGTCAAATGATCGCGAGGTAATCGAATTTATCGATACGATAACAACCAATCATTCTTTTTTTTATAGAGAAAATAGAATTATTGAATATATTGTAAAACACTTTGATTGCCACCCTAAACGGGAAATAAAACACTTCAAGATATGGTGTGCGGCCTGTTCCACTGGAGATGAGCCTTACACTGCAGCTCTTCAGTTAAAGGCTTTAGGGTTAACTTTTTCTATCCTGGCCACAGATATATCTCACTCCGTGTTAGAGATCGCCCAAAAGGGAATATATAAAAAGGACAAGGTCAAGCAAGTCCCCCTGCCTATCCTGCATCGTTATTTTCAGAAAGGTACCGGAAAATATAAGGGATATTTAAAAATTAAAAAAGAAATACAACAGTATATCACCTTCAAGAAATTTAACTTGATTTCAGACCGCATCCCTCGCTCAGACTTTGATGCTGTTTTATGTAGAAACGTAATGATTTATTTTACTAATCAAACCAGTGAAGCGGTTGTAAATAAATTGTACCAATCCCTTTGCGCCGAAGGTTTTTTTGCCATTGGCAACGCTGAAAGTTTGATGAATATGAAGCATTCTTTTAAATCTGTGGCAGGAACTCCCAGTCTTTATGTAAAATAG
- a CDS encoding ATP-binding protein, translated as MTNNDSIQMQLQKIAATIGANIQRYHDRLYELKRLSQILFMETRADDDDINEWFREEGFGIDEDGFWLSLPKLTAFRENRAPKDIISYSWHPDLISNKNACFRMYALRNIGPLLGEIWSGLPETSWIYYQDITNTSLQFPYIDQITAISPDFDWRTYHTFQSVCPQNNPEGGIQWTQPTIDYAGEGLILSVSIPVRIQSRFIGLWSIDLPLITLYPEFVFDTLLEGQVNFIVDQDGNLVAHPHIQTRIDSEKGSIFQTHFHELGAEFKPLSPRELLKKKGGHFTLNPGGASELVGYYHAIPGVRWLLFCVFPRQSMEHVIDQKIKTAFERVKSGDFSYRLNGLSGVKHSKIIADWFNEMAHALENQAKKQKKTQKEKALLEERVRHYEKMEAIGTLAGGIAHDFNNILFPIQGYAEMFLDDLPKDDPKHEMAQEIFKAASRAKELIEQILTFSRHGKRENQIVSVQLIVKEALKLLRSTIPKNIVINQNITSQCKPVFADPTNLHQVIMNLSTNAFHAVQEKGGAIDVTLEEVSVTTDGQYSIAGLPPGDYICLTVSDTGCGMDKNTLEQIFNPYFTTKKEGKGTGLGLSISYGIIKKLNGDIKVYSEPNKGTTFHVYIPVTSITKNRKSEENGNIAKGTERILLIDDENSVVEMEATVLKKYGYHVSAFTSSLEALNAFEKEPGSFDLVLTDMTMPDMTGDILVEHIKHIRDNIPVIICTGFSENISNGNYADKGADGFLMKPVSIDKLIGAIRKQLDKI; from the coding sequence ATGACAAACAACGATTCCATTCAAATGCAACTCCAAAAAATTGCTGCAACTATAGGCGCGAATATCCAACGATATCATGATCGACTATATGAACTAAAAAGATTATCGCAGATACTTTTCATGGAAACCCGAGCGGATGATGATGATATTAACGAATGGTTTCGGGAAGAGGGCTTTGGTATAGATGAAGACGGTTTCTGGTTGAGTCTGCCCAAGTTAACCGCATTTCGGGAAAACCGTGCCCCCAAGGATATCATATCCTATTCTTGGCACCCGGATCTGATCAGCAATAAGAATGCCTGTTTTCGCATGTACGCGTTGAGAAATATCGGCCCGTTACTTGGAGAAATATGGAGCGGTTTGCCTGAGACATCCTGGATTTACTATCAAGATATAACCAATACATCTTTACAATTTCCATATATTGATCAGATAACGGCCATCTCGCCGGATTTTGACTGGCGTACCTATCATACATTTCAGTCTGTCTGCCCCCAAAATAATCCGGAAGGAGGAATTCAGTGGACTCAGCCGACCATTGATTACGCCGGCGAGGGATTGATTCTGTCCGTTTCCATTCCAGTAAGAATCCAAAGCCGGTTTATTGGTTTATGGAGTATTGATCTGCCCCTGATAACCCTTTATCCGGAATTTGTATTTGACACGCTTCTTGAAGGGCAGGTCAATTTTATTGTGGACCAGGATGGGAACCTAGTGGCTCATCCTCATATTCAAACCCGGATTGACTCTGAGAAAGGAAGCATTTTTCAGACCCATTTTCATGAACTCGGTGCTGAGTTCAAACCATTGTCACCCAGGGAATTGCTGAAAAAAAAAGGGGGGCACTTTACGCTTAATCCAGGAGGGGCATCTGAGTTGGTGGGATATTACCATGCGATTCCGGGGGTCCGCTGGCTTTTGTTTTGTGTTTTTCCCCGTCAATCAATGGAACATGTCATTGACCAAAAAATTAAAACCGCTTTTGAACGGGTTAAATCCGGTGACTTTTCATACCGCCTCAATGGATTGTCTGGCGTTAAACACAGTAAAATTATTGCTGACTGGTTTAACGAAATGGCCCACGCATTGGAAAACCAGGCGAAAAAACAGAAAAAGACTCAAAAAGAAAAAGCCCTGCTTGAAGAAAGGGTTCGGCATTATGAAAAGATGGAGGCCATCGGTACCCTTGCCGGGGGGATTGCCCACGATTTTAACAATATTTTATTTCCCATTCAGGGCTATGCTGAAATGTTTTTAGACGATTTGCCCAAGGATGATCCTAAACATGAAATGGCTCAGGAAATTTTCAAGGCAGCATCCAGAGCCAAGGAACTTATTGAACAGATTCTGACCTTCAGTCGTCATGGGAAAAGGGAAAATCAGATTGTATCGGTCCAGCTGATCGTTAAAGAGGCTCTGAAGCTATTAAGATCGACTATTCCAAAAAATATTGTAATTAACCAAAATATCACTTCCCAGTGCAAGCCCGTATTTGCTGATCCCACGAACCTTCACCAAGTGATTATGAACCTTTCCACGAACGCGTTTCATGCTGTCCAGGAAAAAGGGGGAGCAATTGATGTTACTTTAGAAGAAGTTTCGGTCACGACAGACGGTCAGTATAGTATTGCCGGCTTACCCCCCGGCGACTACATCTGCCTAACTGTATCCGATACAGGGTGCGGTATGGACAAGAACACCTTGGAACAAATATTCAACCCCTATTTTACGACAAAAAAAGAGGGAAAAGGGACCGGATTAGGCCTTTCTATTTCATATGGCATTATAAAAAAGCTCAATGGGGACATCAAGGTGTATTCGGAGCCCAATAAAGGCACGACCTTTCATGTTTACATACCGGTAACCAGCATAACAAAAAATCGAAAATCAGAAGAAAATGGCAATATTGCAAAAGGGACAGAGCGAATATTGCTCATAGATGACGAGAACAGTGTCGTAGAGATGGAAGCGACAGTGCTGAAAAAATACGGCTATCACGTTTCTGCTTTTACCAGCAGTCTTGAGGCGTTGAACGCTTTTGAAAAAGAACCGGGTTCCTTTGATCTCGTGCTCACGGATATGACCATGCCGGACATGACAGGAGATATATTAGTTGAGCATATAAAACACATTAGAGATAATATTCCCGTCATTATATGTACGGGATTCAGTGAAAATATTTCTAATGGTAATTACGCGGATAAGGGTGCAGACGGATTTCTTATGAAACCCGTTTCCATAGATAAACTGATCGGTGCGATCAGAAAACAGTTGGATAAAATTTAG
- a CDS encoding type I restriction endonuclease subunit R translates to MIEYIKPIAESKNFIVLDKYTQEWQVCENGIGYQTENDLEQEFIRDMQNQGYDYLPGLNSPEKMLANVCEQLQGLNKVQFSEGEWMRFVETYLDKPSDTIIDKTRKIHDDYIHDFVFDDGHIQNIYLVDKKTIARNKVQVIKQFEQTGSHANRYDVTVLVNGLPLVQIELKKRGVAIREAFNQVHRYSKESFNSEHSLYKYLQLFVISNGTDSRYFANTTQRNKNSFDFTMNWAKADNSLIKDLKDFTATFFQKKTLLNVLLHYSVFDVSDTLLVMRPYQIAATERILWKVKSSHEAKNWSKPESGGFIWHTTGSGKTLTSFKAARLATELDFIDKVFFVVDRKDLDYQTMKEYQRFSPDSVNGSDSTAGLKRNLDKDDNKIIVTTIQKLNNLMKGESDLAIYNRQVVFIFDECHRSQFGEAQKNLKKKFRKFYQFGFTGTPIFPQNALGAETTASVFGRELHSYVITDAIRDEKVLKFKVDYNDVRPQFKAIESEQDEQKLSAAENKQALLHPDRIREVTQYILNNFRQKTHRLQAGAKGFNAMFAVSSVDAAKLYYESFRQLQKESDKPLKAATIFSFAANEEQDAVGDIPDESFDVSAMSSSAKEFLSAAIADYNALFKTNFGVDSNGFQNYYRDLAKRVKSQEIDLLIVVGMFLTGFDAPTLNTLFVDKNLRYHGLMQAYSRTNRIYDATKTFGNIVTFRDLEQATIDAITLFGDKNTKNVVLEKSYKEYMEGFTDVVTGEARRGYMEVVTELQRRFPNPDEIEKEADKKAFAKLFGEYLRVENVLQNYDEFASLKALQSVDMTDDEAVEAFKSQHYVTDEDLQAMQEIEIPAERQIQNYRSTYNDIRDWLRREKADAEKAESKIDWDDVVFEVDLLKSQEINLDYILELIFEHHKKTRSKTELVDEVRRVIRASLGNRAKESLLVDFINQTDFDQIGDKASVIDAFFTFAQAEQKREAEELIGSEGLNEDAAKRYIGTSLKREFASDNGTELNAILPKMSPLNPQYLPKKQSVFQKIAAFVEKFKGVGGKV, encoded by the coding sequence ATGATTGAATACATTAAGCCAATTGCGGAATCAAAAAACTTCATTGTTTTAGATAAATACACCCAGGAGTGGCAGGTCTGTGAAAACGGTATAGGCTACCAAACCGAAAATGATTTAGAGCAGGAATTTATCCGTGACATGCAAAATCAGGGGTATGACTATTTACCCGGTCTAAACTCTCCCGAGAAAATGCTGGCCAATGTGTGCGAACAGCTGCAGGGCTTAAATAAGGTGCAGTTTTCGGAGGGTGAATGGATGCGCTTTGTGGAAACCTATCTGGACAAGCCTAGCGATACCATCATCGATAAAACCCGCAAGATCCATGATGACTATATCCACGACTTTGTCTTTGATGACGGGCATATCCAGAACATTTATCTCGTGGATAAAAAAACGATTGCCCGTAATAAAGTTCAGGTGATCAAGCAGTTTGAACAGACGGGTTCGCACGCCAACCGCTACGATGTGACGGTGCTGGTCAATGGTTTGCCGCTGGTGCAGATTGAACTGAAAAAGCGCGGCGTGGCGATCCGTGAAGCCTTTAATCAGGTGCACCGCTACAGCAAGGAGAGCTTTAACAGCGAACATTCCCTGTATAAATATCTGCAGCTGTTTGTGATTTCAAACGGAACGGACAGCCGTTATTTTGCCAACACAACCCAGCGCAATAAAAACAGTTTTGATTTTACCATGAACTGGGCGAAGGCCGATAACAGTCTGATCAAAGATCTCAAAGATTTTACGGCCACCTTCTTCCAGAAAAAAACCCTTTTGAATGTGCTGCTGCATTATTCGGTGTTTGATGTCAGTGATACCCTGCTGGTGATGCGCCCGTATCAGATTGCCGCAACGGAACGTATTTTGTGGAAGGTGAAAAGCTCCCATGAAGCAAAAAACTGGAGCAAACCCGAAAGTGGCGGTTTTATCTGGCACACCACCGGCTCCGGCAAGACCCTGACCAGCTTTAAAGCCGCGCGTTTGGCCACGGAACTGGATTTTATTGACAAGGTATTCTTTGTGGTGGACCGAAAAGACCTGGATTACCAGACCATGAAGGAGTATCAGCGCTTTTCGCCGGACAGCGTGAATGGCTCGGACAGCACGGCAGGTTTAAAGCGCAATCTGGATAAAGATGACAACAAGATCATTGTGACCACCATCCAGAAGCTGAATAACCTGATGAAAGGTGAAAGTGACCTTGCCATCTACAACAGGCAGGTGGTGTTTATTTTTGATGAATGCCACCGCAGCCAGTTTGGTGAGGCACAGAAAAATCTGAAGAAAAAGTTCAGGAAGTTTTATCAGTTCGGTTTTACCGGCACACCCATTTTTCCGCAAAACGCGCTGGGTGCAGAGACCACGGCCAGTGTGTTTGGCCGCGAGCTGCATTCGTATGTCATCACGGACGCCATTCGAGATGAAAAGGTCTTGAAGTTCAAGGTGGACTATAACGATGTTCGCCCGCAGTTTAAGGCGATTGAAAGCGAGCAGGATGAGCAGAAACTGAGTGCGGCGGAAAACAAACAGGCTCTGCTGCACCCTGACCGCATCAGGGAAGTCACGCAGTACATCCTGAATAACTTCCGGCAGAAAACGCACCGCCTGCAAGCCGGTGCCAAAGGTTTTAATGCCATGTTTGCCGTGAGCAGTGTGGATGCGGCCAAGCTCTATTACGAGTCGTTCAGGCAATTGCAAAAAGAGAGTGACAAACCACTGAAAGCGGCCACCATCTTCTCTTTTGCGGCCAATGAAGAACAGGATGCGGTGGGTGACATTCCGGACGAGAGTTTTGATGTTTCAGCCATGAGCAGCAGCGCCAAGGAGTTTTTGAGCGCGGCCATTGCGGACTACAATGCGCTGTTTAAAACCAATTTCGGCGTGGACAGTAACGGCTTTCAAAACTATTACCGCGACCTTGCCAAACGCGTGAAAAGCCAGGAAATCGACCTGCTGATTGTGGTGGGAATGTTTCTGACCGGCTTTGATGCCCCGACGCTGAATACCTTGTTTGTCGATAAAAACTTACGGTACCACGGCCTGATGCAGGCCTATTCGCGCACCAACCGTATTTATGACGCCACCAAGACCTTTGGAAATATTGTCACCTTCCGTGATCTGGAGCAGGCGACCATTGATGCCATTACGCTCTTTGGCGATAAAAACACCAAAAACGTGGTATTGGAGAAAAGCTATAAAGAATACATGGAAGGCTTTACTGATGTAGTAACCGGTGAAGCCCGACGCGGCTATATGGAGGTGGTAACAGAATTACAGCGGCGCTTCCCCAACCCGGATGAGATTGAAAAAGAAGCGGATAAAAAAGCCTTTGCTAAACTGTTTGGCGAATATTTGCGGGTGGAGAATGTGCTGCAAAACTACGATGAATTTGCCAGTCTGAAAGCCTTACAAAGTGTTGACATGACCGACGATGAAGCTGTTGAGGCGTTTAAATCCCAGCATTATGTAACCGATGAAGATTTGCAGGCTATGCAGGAGATTGAGATACCTGCTGAGCGACAAATTCAGAATTATCGTTCCACATACAACGATATCCGTGACTGGCTGCGCCGTGAAAAAGCAGATGCAGAAAAAGCCGAGTCAAAAATCGATTGGGATGACGTGGTTTTTGAAGTGGATCTGCTTAAATCGCAAGAGATCAACCTTGACTACATTCTGGAGCTGATTTTTGAGCACCACAAGAAGACCAGAAGCAAAACCGAGCTGGTTGACGAGGTGCGCCGGGTGATTCGCGCCAGCCTCGGTAACCGCGCAAAAGAGAGTCTGCTGGTTGATTTTATTAACCAAACCGACTTTGATCAGATTGGCGATAAGGCCAGTGTGATTGATGCCTTTTTTACCTTTGCCCAGGCGGAGCAAAAACGAGAAGCGGAAGAATTAATAGGCTCTGAAGGTTTGAATGAAGATGCTGCAAAGCGTTATATCGGCACCTCGTTAAAGCGGGAGTTTGCCAGTGACAATGGCACAGAGCTCAATGCCATCCTGCCTAAGATGAGCCCTTTAAACCCGCAATATCTTCCAAAAAAGCAGAGTGTGTTTCAAAAAATAGCCGCTTTTGTTGAGAAGTTTAAGGGTGTGGGGGGTAAGGTTTAA
- a CDS encoding restriction endonuclease subunit S: MEPRKTRKTQKNGFMEKLLNGVEVEWLLLGNVTQYEQPTKYLVKSKKYDDKFDTPVLTAGKTFILGYTDEIEGVNKASVNPLIIFDDFTTANKWVDFDFKAKSSAMKMISSSDETKYSLKYIYYWLNTLPSELIDGDHKRQWISNYSNKRVPIPCPENPKKSLEIQAEIVRILDKFTELTAELTAELTARKKQYNYYRDQFLSFEEGEVEWKTLGELCVIGDGLHGTPAYDDNGDYYFINGNNLEDGKIVFTEKTKKVNDSMFEKHGIVFKAENTVFLSINGTIGNVSFYENEKIVLGKSVAFFKIESSSLQLRYLFYFLQTDFAKRYFESNKTGSTIKNLGLKALRAFEIPIPPIAEQARIVAILDKFDALTTSLSEGLPREIQLRQKQYEYYRDLLLSFPKPEVEA; this comes from the coding sequence ATGGAACCACGGAAGACACGGAAGACACAGAAAAATGGCTTTATGGAAAAGCTGCTGAATGGGGTTGAGGTGGAGTGGCTTCTCCTTGGTAATGTGACCCAATACGAACAGCCAACAAAATATTTAGTAAAATCGAAAAAATATGATGATAAATTTGATACCCCAGTTTTAACAGCAGGGAAAACTTTTATCCTAGGGTATACAGATGAAATTGAAGGTGTTAATAAAGCATCAGTTAACCCATTGATAATTTTTGATGATTTTACAACTGCTAATAAGTGGGTTGATTTTGACTTCAAGGCCAAGTCATCGGCAATGAAGATGATTAGTTCAAGTGATGAGACTAAATATTCACTGAAGTATATCTATTACTGGCTGAATACGTTACCAAGCGAGTTAATTGATGGAGATCATAAGCGTCAGTGGATTAGCAATTACTCAAACAAGCGAGTCCCCATCCCCTGCCCGGAAAACCCCAAAAAATCCCTGGAAATCCAGGCCGAAATCGTCCGCATTCTGGACAAATTCACCGAGCTTACAGCGGAGCTTACAGCGGAGCTTACAGCTCGCAAAAAACAATACAACTACTATCGCGACCAGTTTTTGAGTTTTGAAGAAGGTGAAGTGGAATGGAAGACGTTGGGGGAACTATGCGTAATTGGAGATGGTCTTCATGGCACTCCAGCATACGACGATAATGGGGATTATTATTTTATAAACGGAAACAATTTAGAAGATGGAAAAATAGTCTTTACTGAAAAGACAAAAAAAGTGAATGACTCGATGTTTGAAAAGCATGGAATTGTTTTTAAAGCTGAAAACACTGTTTTTTTATCTATAAATGGCACAATTGGTAATGTTTCATTTTATGAAAATGAAAAGATTGTTCTTGGGAAATCTGTTGCCTTTTTTAAAATTGAATCATCATCACTCCAATTAAGATATCTATTCTATTTTCTGCAAACAGATTTTGCTAAAAGATATTTTGAGTCGAATAAAACGGGCTCGACAATTAAAAACTTAGGTTTAAAAGCCTTGAGAGCATTTGAAATTCCAATCCCACCCATAGCAGAACAAGCCCGCATCGTCGCCATTCTGGATAAATTCGACGCTCTCACCACCTCCCTCAGCGAAGGTTTGCCCCGTGAAATACAATTGCGGCAAAAGCAGTATGAATATTACCGCGATTTGCTGCTTAGTTTCCCCAAGCCGGAGGTAGAGGCATAA
- a CDS encoding Fic family protein, which yields MMLENKLGITNQVEPAKVEEKISKQKARRLFDTGDIDQVNVGTFEGLAFIHAYLFGEIYAFAGKIRDVNIAKGNFRFAPVMYLEASLKHIDSMPQSNVDEIIEKYVEMNIAHPFREGNGRVIRIWLDLMLKQEIRKVIDWNQVDKEEYLSAMERSPVKDVEIKVLLKSALTDRIDDRALFMKGIDVSYLYEGYGEFKTEEL from the coding sequence ATGATGCTGGAAAATAAACTGGGCATCACCAATCAGGTTGAACCGGCTAAAGTCGAAGAAAAAATAAGCAAACAAAAAGCCCGCCGGCTTTTTGATACGGGCGACATTGATCAGGTAAACGTCGGAACCTTTGAAGGGTTGGCCTTCATTCATGCCTATCTGTTTGGTGAGATTTATGCTTTTGCCGGCAAGATTCGCGACGTGAATATTGCCAAGGGCAACTTTCGTTTTGCACCGGTGATGTATTTGGAAGCATCCCTGAAACACATCGATTCCATGCCGCAAAGCAACGTGGATGAAATTATCGAAAAATATGTCGAGATGAACATCGCCCATCCCTTTCGGGAAGGCAACGGCCGTGTTATCCGCATCTGGCTGGATCTCATGTTGAAACAGGAGATCCGGAAGGTCATCGACTGGAACCAGGTTGATAAAGAGGAATACCTCTCCGCCATGGAGCGCAGCCCGGTAAAAGATGTGGAAATCAAGGTGCTGCTGAAAAGTGCGCTGACCGACCGGATCGATGACCGCGCCCTGTTTATGAAAGGCATCGACGTTAGCTATTTATATGAAGGCTATGGCGAATTTAAAACCGAGGAGCTGTAG